DNA sequence from the Paenibacillus azoreducens genome:
TTATTTTTCTATAGAGTTCTCGTTTCCCTATCACGCCTTAAATAATACATTTGTAAGAGACTTTTATTCATCATTATTTAGTAAATATCCTTATAAGTCAGGCTATTGGAATAGCGAAAGTAACACCTTAGATGAAATTATTACATGGAATCAAAAACATCTCGAGAACAAGTTTATTCTTGGCTATAATGAGCATGTCAGTAACAACTATAAGCAAATACTATTAACGAGTTACACATTTAGTGAGATACGACATTATTGGAACTATAGAAGGAACGAAATAAGTTGTTCACTTATTATTCCAGAATTTGATGTATTAGCGGAAGTAGATACATGGAAGTTTAAAGCTAGTATGTTTCAGCAAATTGAAGACTTATGTAGACACTTATGGGAAGTAAGTCCGATATACATTTTACAGTCATGTTTGGAAATGGATGGTGGACCGATAAGCACAAATAAATTAAAGGCTGGGGCACAACCTTCTATAAATCCTATTAGTATTCTTAAACAGGATACGTTTGAGAAAATAAAAGGGTTAAAAAAATCGCTTGAAGTAACTAAGATAACAAGACAAGGAATAATGATAGTAGATAAAGAATTAATTGAATAATTTGATGCTACTCGATGAAGAGATGACTTCACATAACAAAGTATTCAAGCTGCGGGCTTAACAGCCCTTGGTCTGCAGAGGATTTTCGAAGAAGAGGATTCAGCAGACAACCCTGCACTGGCTAAGTCCATCGGACCCGGGGCTTACGCCTCTTAAGCCAGTGAGGGTTCGTGAATACGGGAACGTTAGACGAAATACCTAATGGAGGAGGTGAAAATCATTGAAATCCAAATCATAAACACAAATCAATCAAACACTAAGATCCTACATATTAATGGTACCCTTGGATATTGGGTTGACTTTCGACACTCTTTGGTTGAGGGAAGTTGTTATTTTATTCCGTATAATGACCAAAAAATAGAGTTATTGAAGAATTATTCAGTAGAGACATCTCAAGAAGAAGTAATTAATATTACAAATTCAGATGCTATGGAATACTTAATCCAATACAATGCAGAGTTGGATTTATATAAAGCAATTGGTAATGTTAGTTTTATTAGTGATGATGGAGAGTTAATAATAATTTCAGTTGAAGACATGCATTTCAGTTTTAGTAACGAGGACTATGATATTAGAAATATAAGAATAAATGATTGGATAAAGATCGAAATTAAGGGATTAACATTATGGGATGAGGGTATTTTCTAGGGAGTCAGGTACTCCATCTAACACCATATCACGCTGCGGAGCCTGGCGCTACTTGGTCTGCCGAGGCATTTCGGAGAAGTGGGTTCAGCAGACAAGCCCTGCGAGTCCAAGTCCGTCGGACCCGCCAGCTGAAGCTGGCTTAGGACTCTCGGCTTCGTGAATATACGAACGTTATACGAAAGATCACAAATGCTGATATTTTGAGAGGTGACTCAATGAAGTTAGAGGCAGTTTTTGATGAGTCCGGTAGCTACAGATATTTGCTATCTCGTGTTTGGAATCCAACTTTGCCAAAGTTATTATATGTAATGTTGAATCCTAGTACAGCTGATAAGACAACTGAAGATCAAACTTCAAGACAATGTATTTACTTTGCTAAGAAGTTCGGATTCGGATCATTTGAAGTTGTAAATCTTTACAGTTTAATATCGACAAATCCGAAAGGGCTTAGGACTTCTTCCATTGATCCTATAGGAAATGATAATGACTTATATATAACAGAAGCTGCTGCAAGGGCGGATCTAATAATTGTAGCTTGGGGAACTGACCATTTTTTTAACAAAAGAAATGAAATCATAAGAAATAAATTAAAGGCAGATGGATATAAGCTCTTTTGCTTAAAGAAGACGAAATATGGACACCCTGGACATCCATCAAGATTGAAACATGATATAGATCAACTAATAGAATTTTGAGAGTCATTTCAAGATGTGTGTTCCTTCGTATAACACCATATTCACGCATCGGGCATTCGCCCTCGGTCTGGCAGAAGTTAGAAGTGATTCGAAGAGGAATTTCAGTAGCAGGGTAGTAGAATCAGCCGGATACACCCGCACCACCTAACCGCATTGCGGCCGTCCTTCGGACTTAAGGTGGTGGGGCGTCGTGAATACAAGAACGTTATATGAAATGGCATAAAAAATATGATTATGGAGAGGTTACATTGGAAGCTGTAGGAACGGTTGAGACCAAAGCTATATTTTCAGATAAAAATAGATATTATAGATATTACCTTGAGAGAAATTGGAAAACACCTAATTTAAAAACAGCAGCAATTATTATGTTAAATCCAAGCTATGCAGATGAATTTAAACTAGATCTTTCAATTATGAAAGTTTCAAACATGCTTATTGATATGAATTATTGTTCTTTACGAGTAGTTAATTTGTTTGCATTCGTAGCAACAGAGCACTCTGCTCTTGTAAGTACAATAGGTAATACTGGAAAAACAAATGATGAATGGATAATCAAAGCCATTAAAAATGTTGATTTATTGATTATTGCATGGGGATCAGATGACAATAAATACAAAAATAGAAAACGTGAAGTTAAAGAAATTATAATGAAATTGCCATTAAAAGATAAACCTAAAAAGATTCAATGCTTTATTGATGAAGAAAATCGAAAAGGAAGACATCCAAGTAGATTAGGAGAGTTAAAACTCGTAGATTATTCGTAGAGGTATGTCACATCACATAACATCATATCCACGCATCAGAGCCTGAAGGCTCCTCGGTCCGCCCGAGGATAATAGCAGGGAAGCGGGATCAGGCGGACACATCCGCACCGACTAACCGCATCGCGGCCGCCCCTGACGGAGCTTAAGTCGGTGGGACGTCGTGGATACACGAACGTTATGTGACATTACAAAAGACTTAAAGAAAAGGATTTAGGAGGAAGAAAAATGAAAGTTTTTTTTATGGATGAGAGCTTTAATACAGGGAACGATTGTAAAGAAGCATCTCAACCGTATTTTACATACGGTGGATGGTTAGTAGACGAAGAGAAATTACAAGATACTAGAAGCAGAGTTTTAGAATTTGCAAATAATCACCAAGGAGAGTTGAAATCCAAAAGCTTCGTTTCTTATAAAGGAATGAAAAAAAGTGATTAGTTTATCGGATAATTTAATAGAAAAAGAAGGAGCCATTCCTTTCTTTATTTGTTATGAAAAGAAATACATGTTAGCTTGTGCAATCGTAGAGATATTTTTTGATCATAAAACAAATAAAAGGGTGAATGGTTATCTCACATTTCCAAATGAGCATGAGTACTTACGTATAACGATACAGAAAGGCAATTTTACAACTTTGGAAATACATTCAGTACTGGCTTCTGATTATAAAACACCGCCAATAAAAGCTACTAAAAAGGGACTAGCTGAGATAATAAGTCAGGATGTTGATTTTTGTAATTATGTGGGGGATGTGATTAACGGAAAAATTCAAGATATACAGTGCGTTGATATTATAATTGAAAAGCTTCGAAATATATTTTTAACGTCAAATTTAAAAAATATAGCCAATATATTTGTGGCAAAAAATTTCGATAAAAAGACAATATACAAAGAATTAATGGGAACAGAGTTGGAAAATCAGAAAAAAAGAGTGAAAAAGTCTCTTTTAGTACAGCCATCAATTTTTGAAATTGTCCAAAACTTAAAAAATAAATATCCAAATCTAAAAGTTGTAGTAGACACTTTAGGAGATCAAAATAACCAATTTTTAGAAATAGAATCATTATTAAAGGTTGATATACAAATTCAACATGACTCAAAAGCCGAGCCAATGATTATGGCTTCGGATCTTTTAATAGGTTATATAGCAAGAAATATTAGAGGGATATTAGAAGATAAAACAGAAGTTGAAACGAGTTTACTAGCAAAGCTCCTTAAAAAGGATAGAAGTTTGTTTGAGGGAAGTGAATCATGGTGGTATTTAAAGTTCTCAGAAGGGAGTGGAGAAAACCTTATGAGAAAATTGGAGATTCCCTTTGAAAAGACTGACTATTTACAAGTACTAACAACAAATTTTCATGAGTTTATAAAAAATTCTTCTGTTAAAAATAATTTCAGAAAGAAAAAAAAGAGAAAACGAAAAAATTAGATTGAAAGAATTAATGACTAAAAAATAAGTAACGTCACATAACATAATATTCACGCTGCGGGCATACGCCCTTGGCCCGACATGCGTCGGGTCGTGAATACGGGAACGTTAGGTGAAATCTGTGTAAGGAGGGGAGGATTATTAATGACATATAGCTATTTTGACACTTTTGATGA
Encoded proteins:
- a CDS encoding DUF1643 domain-containing protein; translated protein: MKWHKKYDYGEVTLEAVGTVETKAIFSDKNRYYRYYLERNWKTPNLKTAAIIMLNPSYADEFKLDLSIMKVSNMLIDMNYCSLRVVNLFAFVATEHSALVSTIGNTGKTNDEWIIKAIKNVDLLIIAWGSDDNKYKNRKREVKEIIMKLPLKDKPKKIQCFIDEENRKGRHPSRLGELKLVDYS
- a CDS encoding DUF1643 domain-containing protein, producing the protein MKLEAVFDESGSYRYLLSRVWNPTLPKLLYVMLNPSTADKTTEDQTSRQCIYFAKKFGFGSFEVVNLYSLISTNPKGLRTSSIDPIGNDNDLYITEAAARADLIIVAWGTDHFFNKRNEIIRNKLKADGYKLFCLKKTKYGHPGHPSRLKHDIDQLIEF
- a CDS encoding DUF3800 domain-containing protein, which codes for MKVFFMDESFNTGNDCKEASQPYFTYGGWLVDEEKLQDTRSRVLEFANNHQGELKSKSFVSYKGMKKSD